Within the Pseudomonas fulva genome, the region CGGGCTTGTGGCTGGGAATGGTGTCGCCGTAGATGCGCTTGGCCTCCTCGGCGAACCATTCGATAAAGCTGGCGGCGTAGAGGATTTCACCCTTGGCTTCGGCCAGCGGCTTGCCCTGCTCGAGGGTGAGGATCTCGGCCAGCGCGTCGGCGTTTTCCAGCATCAGCGCGTGCCAGCGCTTGAGGATGGCGCTGCGCTCCTTGGCGGTACGTGCCCGCCAGGCCGGCCAGGCGGCATTGGCGGCGACGATGGCGCGTTGCGCTTCGGCGCTGCCCATCTCGGGCACCCGGCCGATTTCCTCGCCAGTGGCGGGGTTGAAGATGGCTTGGGTGCCGCCTTCATCGGCGGCCAGCCACTGCCCGTCGAGGTAGGCGTGCTGGCGAAACAGGCGCGAGGCTTCAGGTGTCATGGCAACTCCGAAATAAAACAGGCCGCGCTCGAGGGTGAGTGAACGCGGCCAAAAAGCTGGCGATTTGCGGCGTTGTCGGGCCAGATCGTAGGGTGGACAACGCTTTTTTTGTCCACCATTGCGATTGCAGAGCGGTGGACGGATGAGGCGTCGGCTACGCGCCCCGGTCCACCCTACAAAGGTGGTTTAGGTTCTCGCCGAAGTCACGTCGATCAGGCCAGTGCCGGCAGGGCGCCGAGCTTGCCGCGGTGATAGATCATCGGCACCGGGGCAACTTCCGGCAGGATCAGGTTCTTCACCGCGCCGACCATGATGGCGTGGTCGCCACCTTCGTATTCGCGCCATAGCTCGCACTCGATGATCGCCGCGGCGTTATCGAGCAGCGGGTTGCCCAGCTCGCTGAGCGTCCACTCGATACCGGCGGCCTTGTCCTTGCCCTTGCCGGCGAAGGCGTAGGCTTCCTTCTGCTGCTCGGCGGACAGCAGGTGGATGGCGAAGCGCTTGCTGTCGCGCAGCACCGGGTAGGAATCGGAGCTGTAGTTGGGGCAGAACAGCACCAGCGCCGGGTCGATGGACAGCGCGCTGAAGGCGCTGGCGGTGATGCCGACGATGCCGCCATCGGGGCCCAGGGTGGTGACGATGGTCACCCCGGAAGGGAAGGCGGCCATGACGGATTTGTAGAGTCCGGGTTCGATCATTTTGCTTTTCCTCGATGCGCTCAGCGCATCACGAACGGGTCGGGCATGGGCGCTTGCGACAGGTTGATCCACACCGTTTTCAGCTCGGTGTAGGCCAGCACCGAATCGATGCCGCTTTCACGGCCGTAGCCGCTGTTCTTGAAACCGCCGATCGGCGCCATGGCCGATACGGCGCGGTAGGTGTTGACCCAGATGATGCCCGAGCGCACGCCTTTGGCCATGCGGTGGGCGCGACCCAGGTCGCGGGTCCAGATGCCGGCGGCGAGGCCGAACTGCGAGTCGTTGGCCATGGCCAGGGCGTCGGCTTCATCCTTGAAACGAATCACCGAGGCGACCGGGCCGAAGACCTCTTCCTGCATGATGGTCATCGAGTGGCTGTCGCATTCGAACAGCGTCGGCTCGTAGTACCAGCCTTCGCCGTCGATCTGCGGCCGTTTGCCACCCAGGCGCAGTTTCGCACCTTCGGCCACGGCTGTGGCGACCAGGCCTTCGACCACTGCCAGTTGCTGGGCAGTGGCCATGGGGCCCATCTCGCTGGCGTCGTCCTGGGGGTTGCCGATGCGGATGCGCTTGGCACGCTCGACCAGGCGCTCGACGAACTCGTCGTAGATGCTGTCCTGCACCAGCAGGCGCGAGCCGGCCACGCAGCTCTGCCCGGAGGCGGCGTAGATGCCGGCGACCACGCCGTTGATGGCGCTGTCCAGGTCGGCATCGGCGAAGATGATGTTCGGCGACTTGCCGCCCAGCTCCAGCGACAGCTTGGCGAAGTTCTCGGCGCTGGCGCGCACCACGTGGCGGGCAGTGGCCGCGCCGCCGGTGAAGGCGATCTTGCGTACCAGGGGGTGGCTGGTCAGCGCCGCGCCGGTGGTCGGGCCGTAGCCGGTGACCACGTTGACCACGCCGGCCGGGAAACCGGCTTCGAGGGCCAGGCGGGCCAGTTCGAGAATGGTCGCCGAGGCGTGTTCCGACGGCTTGAGCACGATGGTGTTGCCGGCGGCCAGGGCCGGGGCGAGCTTGATCGCGGTCAGGTACAGCGGGCTGTTCCAGGGGATGATCCCGGCCACCACGCCAATCGGCTCGTGGGTGGTGTAGGCGAACATGTCCGGCTTGTCGAGGGGCAGGGTGCCGCCTTCGAGCTTGTCGGCCAGCCCCGCGGTGTAGTGGAAGAACTCCGGCAGATAGCCGACCTGGCCGCGGGTCTCGCGGATCAGCTTGCCGTTGTCGCGGCTCTCGAGCTGGGCCAGGGCTTCCTTGTTATCGGCGATCAGGTCACCCAGGCGGCGCAGCAGCTTGCCCCGCGCAGTGGCGCTGAGGCCGCGCCAGGCCGGGTTGTCGAAGGCCGCCTGGGCGGCCTGCACGGCGCGCTCGACATCCTCGGCGCCGGCATCCGGGAGCACGGCCCAGGCTTGCGCGCGAGCCGGGTCGAGGCTCTCGAAAGTGTTGCCCGATTGTGCGTCGACCCACTGGCCGTCAATGCACATCTGATAGCGTGCGAGTGTCATGCAACGATCCCCTTGGCGGTGTCTTGCAGCGGGCAGGCTTGCTCGAGAAACTCCAGCAGCATCTGGTTGACCAGGCGCGGCGATTCTACCGGCATCATATGCCGTTGCTCGGCCAGCACCACGGCGCGTGCGCCCGGAATGCACTGCGCCAGCTGTTTGGCCATCTGCGGCGTCGAGCCCGGGTCGAGTTCGCCGGTGGCGATCAGCGTCGGCACCTGGATCTCTGCCAGGTCGTCGGCGCGGTACATGTCCTGGGTGGCGAACAGCGTATAGGTGGTCAGGTAACCCTGGGCATCGTTGCCGGCCAGGGTCTGGCGAATGGCGGCGATCTGCGCCGGGTTGGCGGCCTGGTACTCACGGCTGAACCAGCGCGACAGCGCTGCTTCGGCGTTGGCGTCCGGGCCATGTTCGGCGGCCTGGGCAGTACGCTCGATGACCCCGGCGCGCTGCTCGGGGCTGCGGTTGAACACGCTGTTGAGCACCACCAGGGCGGCGATGCGCTGCGGGTAATGCAGCGCGAAGGCACGGGCCACCAGGCCGCCCATGGAGAAACCGATCACCATGGCCTGCGCCAGGCCGAGGTGGTCGAGCAGTTCGCGCAGCTGGTCGGCGTAACCGGCCAGGTTGGTGTCCACGGCCGGGCGCGGGCTGTCGCCATGGCCGAGCATGTCGTAGACGATGACCTGGAAATGCTGGGCCAGGCCGACGACCTGGCCGCCCCACATGTCTTTGTTCAGGCCCACGCCGTGGATCAATACCACGGGTTGGCCCTGGCCGATCACCCGGTAACTGGTGCCGGCGGGGGTACGTTCAGCGAGGTGCCGAATCATGGCCTGCTCCCGATTACTGCGCCTTCTCGGCCGCCAGTTCTTCCAGATCGATGTAACGGTTGCCGATACGCGGGTGCAGACGGCCACCGTTGGCAGCGCCCAGGACCACGACGATTTCGTCGGCGCGCGGGGCGTCTTCGATCTGCATCTCCAGGGTGATGTAGTGCGAACGCAGGCCTTCGTCGTCCTTGTGCATCATCGGGATCTGGATCGAGGTGCCCGGGCCGCCACGCTTGTTGGTGAACGACAGGTAGCTCTTGGCCTGTACCGCCTCGCGGTAGTGGTTGCCGAAACGCAGGGTGTGGATGACGGCCGACGCGTGCTCGATTTCGCCGTCGGCACCGACCACGGCAGCCTTGCCATAGGCTTCGATCTTGTCGGCGCCGCCGATGGCGGCGGTCAGGCGCGCGACCATCAGCTCACCGAGGGCGGAGCAGTTGGCCTTGATCTGCGGCTTGAGGTCTTCGACGAAGCCGTTGCCGACCCACGGGTTCTTGATCACCACGGCCAGGCCGACCATGGTGACCGGCTTGTCGGTCGCCTTGCCGCCTTCGATCAGGGTTTCTTCTATGTAGCTGACGATCTTGCGAATCTCGAAACTCATGGCAGCTCCTCGGCTGGTTGGTGTTGGGTATTATGGTATACCAGAATACAGAATATGCAAACCTTGCCGAATCCCAGGCACGACGGTGCCTTGACCGCCTGCCTGGAGGGTTGAGCAGCCTGAAAAGTGGGCAACTGGAGAGGGCTTTACAGGCCGGTGACGGGGCCGAGTGACGCCCGAAGCCGACGGCAACGGCGGCTATCGATGCCGCCAGGGTGACGCACCGCCCCGTTTATCCCGTGGGCGCCGACGGTCTCAGCACCAGCCGTGGCTGGCACAAGCCACCGCATCGTGGGCGTGCAGGCTTTCGGCGTGGGTCACCTGGATATGGAAGGCAGCGATCTCCGGCATCGCCCGCAACGTCTGGTGCAGGCGGCGGGCAGCGTCCTCGCAGAACATCAGGTTCTGGCCGTTGGCCAGGGCGAAGGCCTGTTCGTCCGCGCGTTTGACGGCAGTCTGGACGGCGGTGCCCAGGGCGGCTTCGGCACCATCGAGCAGCGCCAGGAAGGGCAGGGTGCTGGTGTCCGCGGGCAGGCGCACGCGAATGTGCGCGTCGCTGCGCTGGCTGTGGGGCGTGGCGACGATGCCCGGGCCGCCCAGCCAGGCATGCAGGGCGTCGAAATCCAGCGGGCGATCCGCGAAGTCAGCGGCGAAGCGCTGCTGGATCAACTGCCGGGCCAGGGCGGCCGAGCAGGGGCAGGTCGATGAATAGCCCAGGTGCAGGCCCAGTTGCAGATGAAAACCGGCCGGGTCGAGGCGAGCGCTGAGGGTCAGCGGGTAGGCCTTGTAACCGGCAAGCGGGCTGACCAGCGCCGGGCGCTCGATCAGCCAGTCGCCGCGCAGCTCCAGGTAGGCGCAGTACGAGAGGCCGTGGTGGCTGTGCAGGAAATCCTCCAGCACCTGGCGCAACAGGGCGGGCGACAGCGGCTCGCGCTGCAACGCGGCCAGGGCCAGGTAAAGACGCGACATGTGGATGCCGCGGGTCTGCCCGTCGTCGAGGCTGACCCCGGCATCCACCTGCGCATCCAGCGACTGCTCGCCCAGCCGCACCGGCAGGGCGATGCCGCGCATGCCCACCCAGTCGAGCGGTGCGGTTGAGTGAGCGCTGCGTTGTGCGGCGATATCGGGCAGCGTGGTCTGGCGGTTCATCGGCGTCCTCTGTGTGATCGGCATGACAAGGGGTGATTTAATGTTATGTTATAACAATTGAATCAACCGTGAGCCCACCATGACGTCCGATGAATTGCTGGCCCAGCCAGCCGAGGCCTACATGAACGATGCCCAGCAGGCGTTCTTTCGCGACCTGCTGACCCGCCAGCGCGAGGCGCTGCAGCAGCGCATCGACGAGGAGTTCGGCGAATTGCGCGAGCAGGAGCGACCCGCCGACGAGGCCGACATCGCCAGCCGTGAAGAGCAGCGCCAGTGGCAACTGCGCCTGCTGGAGCGGGAAAAGAAGCTGCTCGACAAGATCGACCAGGCCCTCGAACGCCTGGCCCGCGGCGAGTACGGCTGGTGCCGGGAAACCGGCGAGCCGATCGGCCTGCGGCGTCTGCTGCTGCGGCCCACCGCCACCCTGTGTATCGAAGCCAAAGAGCGCGAAGAACAGCGCGAACGCCACCAACGTGACCTGTGAATCCTGTTACCCGATGAGGACCCCGCCATGCCCGACCGTCTTCCCGTTACCGTGCTTTCCGGCTTTCTCGGTGCCGGCAAGAGCACCCTGCTCAACCATGTGCTGAAGAACCGCAACGGCCTGCGCGTCGCGGTGATCGTCAACGACATGAGCGAAATCAACATCGACGGCAGCGAGGTGCAGAAGGGCGTCAGCCTCAACCGCGCCGAAGAGAAGCTGGTCGAGATGAGCAACGGCTGCATCTGCTGCACCCTGCGCGAAGACCTGCTCGAGGAAGTCAGCAAGCTGGCCCGCGACGGCCGCTTCGACTACCTGCTGATCGAGTCCACGGGTATTTCCGAGCCGCTGCCGGTGGCCGAGACCTTTACCTTTCGCGACGAGCAGGGCCAGAGCCTGGCCGACCTGGCGCGCCTGGATACCCTGGTCACGGTGGTCGACGGAGTGAATTTCCTGCCCGACTTCCAGGCTGCGCAGAGCCTGGCCAGCCGCGGTGAAACCCTCGGCGAAGAGGACGAGCGCTCGATCACCGACCTGCTGATCGAACAGGTCGAGTTCGCCGACGTGCTGCTGATCAGCAAGATCGACCTGATCAGCAGCGCCGAGCGCGAGGAGCTGACCGCCATCCTGCGCCGCCTCAACACCCGCGCCCGGATCGTGCCGATGAGCATGGGCGCGGTACCGCTGGAGGCCATTCTCGACACCGGCCTGTTCGACTTCGAGCGCGCCGCCGAGTCGCCCGGCTGGCTCAAGGAGCTGCGCGGCGAGCACGTGCCGGAAACCGAGGCGTACGGCATCGCCTCCAGCGCCTACCGGGCGCGGCGGCCGTTCCACCCGCAGCGTTTCTTCGATTTTCTCAGCCGCGAATGGACCAATGGCCGGCTGCTGCGCTCCAAGGGCTTCTTCTGGCTGGCCAGCAAGTACCAGGAGGCGGGCAGTTGGTCCCAGGCCGGCGGCCTGATGCGCCATGGCCTGGCCGGGCGCTGGTGGCGCTTCGTGCCGAAGAGCCAGTGGCCCCAGGACGAGGACGCGCTCAAGGGCATCGTTCGCCAGTGGGACAAGGCCAGCGGTGATTGCCGCCAGGAGCTGGTGTTCATCGGCCAGCACATCGACTTCGCCCGGCTGCATGCCGAACTGGACGCCTGCCTGCTCAGCGATGCGGAAATGGCCGCCGGTACCGAGAACTGGCTGCGCCTGCCCGACCCGTTCGGCCCCTGGCAGGAGGCCGCCTGATGCTGGCGTTCAAGGTAGAACCGGTGCCGCAGCAGGTCAGCAGCGCGCGCGTCGAGATACTCGGCGAGGCCTTGCGCGATGAGGTCAACCTGGCGGTCTGGCAGCGCAGCCTGCCCGAGCACCTGGCAACTTTCGCCAGCACCTTGCTGGCCCAGGGCGAGCCCCTGGCCGAATCCCTGAGCATCGAGCTGGCCGATCCGGAAGCCGAGCCCAATCTGCACGGGCTGCTCAGCGGCTACAGCGACCTGCCCGGCCAGGCGGCGTTCCTCGCCGACGTCGCCTGGCTGGTACGCGCCTATGCCTGCCTGCTCGATGCGCGGCGTATCGGCCTGCGCCTGCGGGCGCTGGATGGCGCCATGTGCCCGCGCTTTCACGTCGATCATGTGCCGCTACGGCTGATCACCAGCTACGCCGGCCCCGGCAGCCAGTGGCTGGCCGAAGGCGAACTGCCGCGCCAGCTGCTGGGTGGCGCGCAGGCGGTGCCCCGGGATGGCGCGCTGGTCGAACAGATCGGCTGTGGCCATGTGGCCTTGGTCAAGGGCGAACGCTGGGTGGGCAACGAAGGACGCGGCTTGATCCACCGCTCGCCGGCCCTGCCTGCCGGTGAGCGCCGCCTGCTGCTGACCCTGGACTGGCTGGCCTGAACGGCAGGCAAAAAAAATGCTGCGCCTGAGCGCAGCAACATCGCCACCGGGCCTGTCCGGCAGCCAAGAGAGACTGTATTAACGCTAATGGAGATGACGATTGGATGACGGCCTGGACCTGCTCGCGATCTGTACGTGCATGAAGGGGCAGCTGCAAGGCTATAGCAGCCGTTCGCCGCTCCCACAGGTAATGCACCAACGACCGCTCTTGCCACCTAGCTGCCAAAATCGGCGAACCTGGACTTAAAGGTTGCGAACAGGCGTTTAGTAGGCCATCCACACGCCCTTGCTCTGGCTTTCGCAGAAGGGCTTGAGGTAGGCGGCGTCTTCGGCGACGCCGTAGTAGTGAATGTCCTGCTGGTAGGGCGTGCCGCCGATCCGGGCGTTACGGCACACGCCGAAGGCACCGACCGGGCACTGCTCGACGAAGCTGACGTCGACCTTCTGGCCCTTGAGCTGGGGCTGGCAGAAACCGCTGCGGAACAGATTCGGCGGAATGCTGCGGTTCTGCTGGCAGACCTTCACGTCCAGTCGCTCGGCCTGGCTATGCACCACGCAGGCTTCGCCCCAGGCCAGGCCGGACAAACCGCACAACAGCAGGGGCAGCAAACGGCGCATGGTTACGACTCCACTCAAGATGCGGCAGACTTTAGGTCTGCCGCTCGATCAGCGCAAGCCGGGCTTTTCCCCACGTCGCCGAGCCTTCACCATAGCGCCATGCTCGAACAGATACCCACCCACCTGATCGCCGGCCCGCTGGGCGCCGGCAAGACCAGCCTGATCCATCAGCTGCTGGCGCAGCGCCCTGCCCACGAGCGCTGGGCGGTGCTGATCAACGAGTTCGGCCAGATCGGCCTGGACGCCGCCCTGCTGGCCCGCGATGAAGCGGGGCTGAGCTTCAGCGAGGTGGCCGGTGGCTGCCTGTGCTGCGTCAACGGCGCGCCCTTCCAGGTCGGCCTGGGCCGGTTGCTACGCAAGGCCAAACCGCATCGGCTGTTTATCGAACCGTCCGGTTTGGGCCATCCCGGCGCGCTGCTGGAGCAACTGGGCCGGGCGCCCTGGGACGGCGTGCTTGCCGTGCAGCCGCTGCTGATGGTGCTCGACGCTGCAGCCCTGGCGGCCGGTCAGCCGCTCGCCGACACCCAGCATGACGCCCTGGCTCACGCCGGGCTGCTGGTGCTGAACAAGAGCGAGGGGCTGGATCAGGCGACTCGCTCGCGGCTCGAGTCGGGCTTCCAGCAAGCCTGCTTCTGGACGAGCCAGGGCGCATTGCCGTTCAGCCGATTACCGAAGGCACCCGCGACAGCCGATGTGGCGGCCGGCGGCCTCCTGCCGGACGGCCCACCGCCGCCTGCGCTGGTGTGGCGCAGTGCCGATGAGCCGATCTGCCTGATTCAGGATCAGCCTGAAGGCTGGAGCATCGGCTGGCGCTGGCACCCCAGCCAGCGCTTCGACCTGATGGCGGTCCAGCAATGGCTGGCGACCCTGCCCTGGCGACGCGCCAAGCTGGTGCTGCAAACCAACGCCGGCTGGCTGTCGGCCAATGCCCTGGAGGGCCAGGTGCTGCACTGGCAGAACAGTGAGTGGCGCAAGGATTCACGGCTGGAATTGATCTTCGCCGGCGCCCAGGACGAGGCGGCGTTGCAGGCGGGCATGGCGGCCTGTCGACTGTAGGAGCCCGTTTACGATCTTTTTAGGCGATGTAAAGAGGCTGCTACAAGGCAAAAGCGGCCGCTCCCAGCGTAGGGTGGACAACGCTCTTTTTGTCCACCATTGCGATCGCAGAGCGGTGGACGGGTAAAGCGTCGTCCACCCTACGAAAGGCCACTTGCGCCACTTTGCAGTCAGAGCGCTGAAGTCGAGCCGAAAGGTCGTGAACAGGCTCTAAGAGGGGCGCCGCTTAGGGCGCCCGATCATTTCAGTCCGTGGTGATCCGCGAGTGGGTGCGGGTGTCCTTCATGGTGATGTACACCAGCAGCGAGCAGGCGATGCAGCCGGTCACGTACCAGTAGAAGCCGCTCTCCATGCCCACGCTCTTGAACCACAGCGCCACGTACTCGGCGGTGCCGCCGAAGATCGACACGGTCAGCGCGTACGGCAGGCCGACGCCCAGGGCGCGGATTTCGGTGGGGAACAGTTCGGCCTTCACCACCGCGTTGATCGAGGTGTAGCCGCTGACGATGATCAGCGCCGCCATGATCAGGAAGAACGCCCCCCACCAGCTCTGCACGGTGTGCAGGGTGGTCAGGATCGGGTAGGTGAACAGCGTGCCCAGTACCCCGAAGGCGATCAGGATCGGACGCCGGCCGATCTTGTCGGACAGCGCGCCGACCAGCGGCTGCAGCAGCATGAACAGGAACAGCGTGGCGGCCGAGATCATGGTCGAGTCGTTCTTGCTCATGCCCACGGTGTTGACCAGGTACTTCTGCATGTAGGTGGTGTAGGTGTAGAAGGCCAGGGTGCCGCCCATGGTCAGGCCGACCACGGTGAGCAGCTCCTTGGGGTGGCGCAGCAGGGTGCGCATGATGTTTTCCTTCGGCGCCTCGGTCTTCTTGAACGAGTCGGTTTCTTCCATGCCGCGACGCAGGTACATGGCCACTACCGCGCACAGTGCACCGATCACGAAGGGTACGCGCCAGCCCCAGGTTTCCAGCTGTTCGACGGTCAGGGTCTGCTGCAGGATGATCAGCACCGCCAGGGCGATGAGCTGGCCGGAGATCAGCGTCACGTACTGGAAGCTGGAGAAGAAGCCGCGGCGTTCCTTGGAGGCCATCTCCGACAGATAGGTGGCCGAGGTGCCGTATTCGCCGCCGACCGACAGGCCCTGCAGCAGGCGCGCGACCACCAGCAACACCGGCGCGGCGACGCCGATGGTTTCGTAGCTGGGGGTCAGGGCGATGATCAGCGAGCCGAAGCACATCAGCAGCACCGAGGCCAGCAGCGCCGCCTTGCGGCCCTTGCGGTCGGCATAGATACCCATCAGCCAGCCGCCGATCGGGCGCATCAGGAAGCCCACGGCGAAGATCGCGGCGGTATTGAGCAGTTGGGCGGTCAGGTCGCCTTGCGGGAAGAAGGCCTTGGCGAAGTACAGGGAGAAGGCGGCGTAGACGTACCAGTCGTACCACTCGACCAGATTGCCGACGGAGCCGCTGAAAATCGATTTGATGCGCTGGGACGTGGTGCGCGTAGGCGCAGAGGCAGACAGCGTGCTGGTGCTTTCCATCAGGGGGACCTCGATATCGTCATTATTCTTGTACGCCGGAGATGGCGCTGGCAGGGCCCATTGCAGGGGCTGTGCCAGGAGACAAAACCCCCGTGCCATGGGGCTTTCGGCGAGATCGGGTGGTGCCGGGCTGGCAAGAATCCGCTAGGGCGCTCAGGGTGCTAGCGGAAACTTGCCAGGCGCGCCTCAGCTGGCAGGTTGCTGCTCGCTGTCGAGAAAGTCGGTACGCAGCAGGCCATGGCGCTGCATCTTTTCGTTCAAGGTCCGGCGCGGCAGCTGCAGCAGTTCCGTCACCCGCTTCATGTCGCCGTGGCAACTGGCCAGGGCCTCGCGCAGGCACTGCGCCTCGAAGGCCTCCATGCGTGCGCTGAGGGAGTTATCCACAGTAACCGATTGGCTGGCCGAGGCGGGCAGTGCCAGTACGTGGCGTTCGGCAGCGTTGACCAGCTCGCGCACGTTGCCCGGCCAATCATGGGCCAGCAGCTGGGCCAGCAGCGCTGGAGTGATTGGCGGCAGCGGCCGCTCGAAGCGCTCGGCGATCTGCCGGGCGTGGTGCTCGAACAGCAGCGGCACGTCCTCACGGTGTTCGCGCAACGCCGGCAACTGCAGCTCGGCGACGTTGAGGCGGTAGAGCAGATCCTGGCGGAAGCTGCCCTCGCGCACCCGTTCGTGCAGGTCCGGCTTGGTGGCGGTGACCACCCGCAAATCGAGGCTGATCACCTGGTTGGAACCGAGCCGTTCCAGCTGGCGCTCCTGCAGCACGCGCAAGAGTTTGACCTGCTGGCCCAGGGGCATGCTTTCGATCTCGTCGAGAAACAGGGTGCCGCCGTCGGCGTGTTCGATCTTGCCGATGCGTTTGCCCTGGGCCCCGGTAAAGGCGCCGCTTTCGTGGCCGAACAGCTCGCTCTCGAACAGGTTCTCCGGGATCGCCGCGCAGTTCAGCGCCACGAAGGGGCCCTTGGCGCGCGGGCCGAAGTCGTGCAGGCAGCGGGCGACCAGCTCCTTGCCGCTGCCGGTCTCGCCGCGCATCAGTACGTTGGCCGGCGTGTGCGCCAGTTCCAGCACCTGGCGGCGCAACTGCACCATGGTGGCGGACGAGCCGAGCAGGCGCCCGGCGAGTTCGTCCTTGTGCTCGACCTGCTGGCGCAGCTGGCGGTTCTCCCGGGTCAGCTGGCGCTTCTCCAGGGCGCGGCGCAGGCTGCCGAGCAGGCGCTCGGGGGTGAAGGGTTTCTCGATGAAGTCGTAGGCGCCCAGGCGCATGGCCTCCACCGCCTGGGGCACGTCGCCGTGGGCCGAGACCAGCATGAACGGCAGCTCGGGGTCGCGGGCCTGCACCTGTTCGAGCAGCGCCATGCCGTCCATGCCCGGCATGCGCAGGTCGCTGATCACCACGCCGGGGTAATCCTCGGGCAGGCGCTCCAGGCATTCGCGGCCGCTGGCGCACAGGTGTACCTCGAAGCCTGAGCGCTCCAGCCACTGCTGTACGGCGTCGCGGATCGGCGCCTCGTCGTCGACGAATATCACGCTGGGTTTCATGGCAGCTCCTGGGGGGCGGTGGCGGCCGGCAGGCGCAGGGTGAAGCGTGCGCCGCCTCCTGGGCGGTTGGCAGCCTGCAGGTCGCCGTCCAGCTCGCGGACGATGGCGTAGGACACCGCGAGACCAAGGCCAAGGCCGTCGCCCACCGGTTTGGTGGTGAAGAAGGGGTCGAACAGATGGGGCAGGGCCTCGGCGGCGATACCGCTGCCGATGTCGTCGATATGCAGCAGCCAGTGCCCGTCAACCAGCAGCAACTCGATGATCAGGTGCGGCGCAGGCTGATTGTGCATGGCATCCAGTGCATTGCGGATCAGATTGACCAGCACCTGCTCCAGGCGGATTGCATCACCAGCCACCCAGGCCGGTTGCTCGGGCGTACGCTGAATCGTTACCTCGACATCGCGCAGGCGCGGCTCCAGCAACTGCAGGGCCTTGTCGAGCACGGCGCCCAGCTCCAGGGTTTCGCGCAGGCCGCCGGGGCTCTTGCGGGCGTAGGTCTTGAGGTGGCCGGCCAGCGCCGCCATGCGCTGCAGCAGTTCCTCGTGGCGCACCAGCGACTGGCGCGCCTCCTCCAGTTCACCATCGGCGAGGATCATCCGCAGGGTGCCGAGATGCACCTGCAGGGCGGTGAGCGGCTGGTTGAT harbors:
- a CDS encoding flavin reductase family protein codes for the protein MIEPGLYKSVMAAFPSGVTIVTTLGPDGGIVGITASAFSALSIDPALVLFCPNYSSDSYPVLRDSKRFAIHLLSAEQQKEAYAFAGKGKDKAAGIEWTLSELGNPLLDNAAAIIECELWREYEGGDHAIMVGAVKNLILPEVAPVPMIYHRGKLGALPALA
- a CDS encoding aldehyde dehydrogenase codes for the protein MTLARYQMCIDGQWVDAQSGNTFESLDPARAQAWAVLPDAGAEDVERAVQAAQAAFDNPAWRGLSATARGKLLRRLGDLIADNKEALAQLESRDNGKLIRETRGQVGYLPEFFHYTAGLADKLEGGTLPLDKPDMFAYTTHEPIGVVAGIIPWNSPLYLTAIKLAPALAAGNTIVLKPSEHASATILELARLALEAGFPAGVVNVVTGYGPTTGAALTSHPLVRKIAFTGGAATARHVVRASAENFAKLSLELGGKSPNIIFADADLDSAINGVVAGIYAASGQSCVAGSRLLVQDSIYDEFVERLVERAKRIRIGNPQDDASEMGPMATAQQLAVVEGLVATAVAEGAKLRLGGKRPQIDGEGWYYEPTLFECDSHSMTIMQEEVFGPVASVIRFKDEADALAMANDSQFGLAAGIWTRDLGRAHRMAKGVRSGIIWVNTYRAVSAMAPIGGFKNSGYGRESGIDSVLAYTELKTVWINLSQAPMPDPFVMR
- a CDS encoding alpha/beta fold hydrolase codes for the protein MIRHLAERTPAGTSYRVIGQGQPVVLIHGVGLNKDMWGGQVVGLAQHFQVIVYDMLGHGDSPRPAVDTNLAGYADQLRELLDHLGLAQAMVIGFSMGGLVARAFALHYPQRIAALVVLNSVFNRSPEQRAGVIERTAQAAEHGPDANAEAALSRWFSREYQAANPAQIAAIRQTLAGNDAQGYLTTYTLFATQDMYRADDLAEIQVPTLIATGELDPGSTPQMAKQLAQCIPGARAVVLAEQRHMMPVESPRLVNQMLLEFLEQACPLQDTAKGIVA
- a CDS encoding amino acid synthesis family protein, with translation MSFEIRKIVSYIEETLIEGGKATDKPVTMVGLAVVIKNPWVGNGFVEDLKPQIKANCSALGELMVARLTAAIGGADKIEAYGKAAVVGADGEIEHASAVIHTLRFGNHYREAVQAKSYLSFTNKRGGPGTSIQIPMMHKDDEGLRSHYITLEMQIEDAPRADEIVVVLGAANGGRLHPRIGNRYIDLEELAAEKAQ
- the folE2 gene encoding GTP cyclohydrolase FolE2; translation: MNRQTTLPDIAAQRSAHSTAPLDWVGMRGIALPVRLGEQSLDAQVDAGVSLDDGQTRGIHMSRLYLALAALQREPLSPALLRQVLEDFLHSHHGLSYCAYLELRGDWLIERPALVSPLAGYKAYPLTLSARLDPAGFHLQLGLHLGYSSTCPCSAALARQLIQQRFAADFADRPLDFDALHAWLGGPGIVATPHSQRSDAHIRVRLPADTSTLPFLALLDGAEAALGTAVQTAVKRADEQAFALANGQNLMFCEDAARRLHQTLRAMPEIAAFHIQVTHAESLHAHDAVACASHGWC
- the dksA gene encoding RNA polymerase-binding protein DksA; this encodes MTSDELLAQPAEAYMNDAQQAFFRDLLTRQREALQQRIDEEFGELREQERPADEADIASREEQRQWQLRLLEREKKLLDKIDQALERLARGEYGWCRETGEPIGLRRLLLRPTATLCIEAKEREEQRERHQRDL
- the zigA gene encoding zinc metallochaperone GTPase ZigA; this encodes MPDRLPVTVLSGFLGAGKSTLLNHVLKNRNGLRVAVIVNDMSEINIDGSEVQKGVSLNRAEEKLVEMSNGCICCTLREDLLEEVSKLARDGRFDYLLIESTGISEPLPVAETFTFRDEQGQSLADLARLDTLVTVVDGVNFLPDFQAAQSLASRGETLGEEDERSITDLLIEQVEFADVLLISKIDLISSAEREELTAILRRLNTRARIVPMSMGAVPLEAILDTGLFDFERAAESPGWLKELRGEHVPETEAYGIASSAYRARRPFHPQRFFDFLSREWTNGRLLRSKGFFWLASKYQEAGSWSQAGGLMRHGLAGRWWRFVPKSQWPQDEDALKGIVRQWDKASGDCRQELVFIGQHIDFARLHAELDACLLSDAEMAAGTENWLRLPDPFGPWQEAA
- a CDS encoding DUF1826 domain-containing protein, whose product is MLAFKVEPVPQQVSSARVEILGEALRDEVNLAVWQRSLPEHLATFASTLLAQGEPLAESLSIELADPEAEPNLHGLLSGYSDLPGQAAFLADVAWLVRAYACLLDARRIGLRLRALDGAMCPRFHVDHVPLRLITSYAGPGSQWLAEGELPRQLLGGAQAVPRDGALVEQIGCGHVALVKGERWVGNEGRGLIHRSPALPAGERRLLLTLDWLA
- a CDS encoding NADH:ubiquinone oxidoreductase → MRRLLPLLLCGLSGLAWGEACVVHSQAERLDVKVCQQNRSIPPNLFRSGFCQPQLKGQKVDVSFVEQCPVGAFGVCRNARIGGTPYQQDIHYYGVAEDAAYLKPFCESQSKGVWMAY